The region caaaaaaaaagggggcatcAAATTAGTCAGAACTGAGAAGACAATGTAAAGCACATAAATGTTTACCCTTTAGTTGCATAGCTGAACTCCATCCTGGTCACTAAACTAAGGAATGCACTTGTACATTTTACTACTCATTTATTACTCTTGTAatatcatttgtatttttagtctAGTAATGTTATTAACCATAAAAAAACCTTCTTAATAAATTGTGAAACCTTGCAAAAGATGGCCtctttaaataataaatgaaaaggtCAAAACATTTAAACCAAGTTTTCTTATATTGAGtgcaaagaaggaagaaagatcACTCACCTGTTTGGAGAAAACATTATATTCGCGGCAAGTCCAGCCCGAGGGGTCTTCACTTTAGGAAGATATTGTGAAAGGGGTGTCACGGGCTCCGGGTTGCCCATTGAGAAGTCCTCTTCTGACAAATTGGACGGGAGCTATTTGTCATGATGGTATGAATTGATAGAACAATGTTAACTCATTGCTCATATCACTGGCTTATTTCAGTATACAGCTACAAATATATGACATTTTTACTTCTTTGTTTCTACATTACTACATGAGCCAAGGCCCAATCGCACAAAGAATTGTTTGGAAACCACAGAGGCGCATTAGAAAACTGAAGAGGCAATGCCAACCTCAAAGCGATTATTCTGCGGAGCGCTGAAGGCATTGGCGGTGTTCTCTCTGGGCATCGTCTCCAGGAACTGACGGACCTGCTGTTTTCTCTTAAAGGTTTTAAGGCCAGCAGATATGAGGGCATGTTCTGAAAAagccaaatttaaaacaaacaggGAATGTAAGATAAAAGTAGGATAAAATCCCAATGGGGATAAATAATGGGGGGTGGTTTACCTTTATCATTACCATTGGCTTTTGGTGCGGTCacctttttcttttgtatttctcGCATTGTCTCCACATGAGTATGGATGTCTTGCAAGGACATGTCCTTGTTGTGGCACTCCACTGCAGAACGTGTGCCAACCATTTCAGCCACCTTATTCCAGTAAGAAGGCATGTTTGAAGGATACTTGTTCAGAGCTCTAtccaaaaaaacagcataaatgTGAGTTTCTGCTCAAGAGAACATGTTTAACTGTGAAAGAATTACAAAGAAGACTGATGTTGGTAATTGTGAGACTTACTGTTGTAGCTTTTCTAGCTCATCCTCCATCCAGGCATCATCTTCCGAGTCATGAGAAAGATCGTGTCctctttttaatgtctttttaaagAGTGTTTGATTGGTAGGCGACAATGATTTGATGTTCTTTCTGTGAGACTTCCTGCTTTTCTGTAAGGGTTTCCTTTTACCTGGATTTTTTGTCAATGTGGAAAGCCTCTCCTTGGCCTTCTCCTGTTCTAGTGATGATGGTTCATGAGAAATGGACGTTGGATGGTTTTGCCTCAACTCTTGCTCCTCTTCACTTTCAAATACCGACATTTCTTCGTAAGAATCATAAAACCTATTGGGAGTGTGTTTTCTCATTGATCTCCTTGGTGGAGgagcatttaatatttttttggactCCAGTACGGGAATCTTTTTGAGATTATGTTGAGATTGTGTATTATTTGAGACATGTTCATCTACTtcattttcctcctcctcctcatgcTGGTCTTCAGACTCCACAAATTGATCATCAACAGTGTCAAAGTGAGGGGAAATATGTCTCCTTCTTGACCTCTTGACTGGAGAAGCACTACACTCTTTTGTTCGGGACCTCTGTACGGGTTGCTTTTTGGGTTTTCTTGGTGGTGCTTGCTTCTTATTGTTCAATTGTTCTTTAGAGTTGGAGATGCAATGGTTTTGCATTTTCACATTTGCTGCTTTGATTAAAACCGAGGTATTCTCTTCACGTCTTGATTTTGATGTCTTGACTTTTTTCATTGGTGCTGCCTTAACGCCACCTTTGCTGGGCTCATGCCCTTTTTGACCTGGAACAGTTATAGACAGTAAATGGTGTAAATTCCTGAGAGTGCaatgagaaaatgattttttttttgttgtaaatcaCTAATTGCCTGCCTCCCTGTTTGTTAGTAAACTAAAACCCTAATGGTGCATTTTATTGATGCAAATTGAATAAAGAAAACTAGCATTTACCTTTATCACTGTGCAGGTAGGCTTGGCTTTTTCCATTGGACTTCTCAATAGACACATcctacagtgaaaaaaaatgagaaagaatTACAGAGACAGACTATGGTATTAGTATGATTATAGATTTTGTTTCAGCACAATATCATTATGAGCTATGCTTTACAATGTTTTGTGATTTTTCACATGTAATATTAAGAGGTGCCTTGACTCATTCAACTTATAGAAAACCTGTTCCACAAAGAGGTACTTACATAGATATTGACAGAGGTGTTGTAACCCTCAAATATGGTGACATTCATGTCTCTGTCCAAAATGACCCGGCCTCCTTTCCAGTGTTCCAGGGGCGGTTTGACCGTGCGACCACTACGAGTCACTTTTGTAGAGGAGATAAAAGTCTTCTCTGCAGATGAAGAGCGGAGGCATGAATAAAGAGAACAAAAATATATCTAGGGAATATATCTGATAAATCTTATCATTTACCTTCAAGGTTTTCTGTCTCATATTTACTTGTCCTCACAGTTTTTTTCTCAGGTCTTTGCTTCCTAGTTTTCTCTGTTATTGTCCTTGTAATTTTGCTTCTGTTTTCAGTGTTCACTCTACCCCTGCCGCTAAAAGAAATACATTCAGATATTGCTTTAATATATAATTTGCTAATAGAGGGGATTATTGCTGTATAACGGTCCACACACAACATTTGGACGCCCCAGCTTTAGCCAAAAATCAAAGCCACAAAGGCTAACCATTGTGGCAATGGCTGGCCTCTGTTACTTTCATCAACATTATTGCCCCAAGGCTTcccaactttttttgcattgaaaaaatctcaaggcacccTCATAtctgaaaatcttctaatttaaaattGTGTTGCCTATATTAACGTTATAGAGTTGTTCTCAACAAAGTTTTATTAACAGGAAATAAATTCTTACTCTTTTAGTTCTGACAAACACCTTTCAAAAAGTGCTTTCCAATTAGCAGGGAATCCATTCACAAACATCATCAGGAGCCA is a window of Stigmatopora nigra isolate UIUO_SnigA chromosome 13, RoL_Snig_1.1, whole genome shotgun sequence DNA encoding:
- the mis18bp1 gene encoding mis18-binding protein 1 gives rise to the protein MASYRKVSRCPDTLFLSPAKTFAMLKSKVQSEEQIACGLREQHKVDLQQTMGKTLNIWESNENLYKFGELEALTISPTKTPKKSLGYSYPDCNGQTVKVQLFRPPSRPVMESTVVLPRYTRRASLSTRQSSEHDASFMETMSVSSPSPVGMKFRKRKADQEINRVCSNEAFTSESRGDNPQNADVDFFTPRKARIQSCVVSLEKLNTPKMFAYLKKGLRRGVVEQEESDDFIKPSEPPDRVVHANYGCRANVDKIDRYNASRRGPQIQNVVTQDTSDFTDDESDTSYPEETPSASVVPEHALYEDPVLLTSPRIFIPKKNNTVLINKKWPKFTPVPLHKNRVDTRLKQWFLRRNHRGVFVEGIHVDKKTPWNSNIIVERLSHNVLKTFSGKIYNLVGKMNLDADSELPMWLLMMFVNGFPANWKALFERCLSELKDGRGRVNTENRSKITRTITEKTRKQRPEKKTVRTSKYETENLEEKTFISSTKVTRSGRTVKPPLEHWKGGRVILDRDMNVTIFEGYNTSVNIYDVSIEKSNGKSQAYLHSDKGQKGHEPSKGGVKAAPMKKVKTSKSRREENTSVLIKAANVKMQNHCISNSKEQLNNKKQAPPRKPKKQPVQRSRTKECSASPVKRSRRRHISPHFDTVDDQFVESEDQHEEEEENEVDEHVSNNTQSQHNLKKIPVLESKKILNAPPPRRSMRKHTPNRFYDSYEEMSVFESEEEQELRQNHPTSISHEPSSLEQEKAKERLSTLTKNPGKRKPLQKSRKSHRKNIKSLSPTNQTLFKKTLKRGHDLSHDSEDDAWMEDELEKLQQALNKYPSNMPSYWNKVAEMVGTRSAVECHNKDMSLQDIHTHVETMREIQKKKVTAPKANGNDKEHALISAGLKTFKRKQQVRQFLETMPRENTANAFSAPQNNRFELPSNLSEEDFSMGNPEPVTPLSQYLPKVKTPRAGLAANIMFSPNRNEEDRYVHQFQQMDNKNQRKNRKRVKAKNDIPSSSAKRELKPLKNQANDSFIVWEMFPEKPSFGSDSGEEEDYYFSDVE